Below is a window of Arabidopsis thaliana chromosome 2, partial sequence DNA.
aagaaatgaaaccaaaattaattacatgagacgaaacaaaaataaatccaGAATAAACTACTATTATGAATAacttttttgattatttaaacAGATCTGTTTGATTGAATCCAAACCtgttatgttatttatttttgtttttatgaatACCAAAAAGTTTTGGCTCAGAGCCCGAATATCCTCGGCCCGAAACCATTATGTAATATTACTTACTAGATTTTcattaactttaaaaagatTCATCATAATATATAGCTAAACcccttttgttttaaattggAAGACGCATCATAAGTTACGTCATTAACTCATCATGATCACTTTCCCAATTAAATATGTTAACCTAAACTAATTCAGTCTTATCATTACTTTGAGATCTCTAATTTGTCTCAGCCACAAAGTCATTAATTACGATATATATCATTCCACAACTTCTTTGAAGATTCTCTTAACCTCGTATCATTTATTCTAACCCATTTTCCCATTATCATTTGTCATCAAACTAGAAGTCAAGAACAGAAACATCCAGAACAATGGCTAAAGTAGAACAGAGCAGATGGATTCTTCAAGGCATGACCGCTCTTGTCACCGGCGGAACGAAAGACATTGGGTTTGTCTTCCATCATCACTTTCCAAGTCATCTTTCTTGCGTTCCAAgcaaccaaagaaaataaacccAACTTTGCTTACACATTTATATTCTTGATGAATCTCTCACCTATGCAACTAAAATTCAGGAAACCTACATTGCTCTCAAACAATGAACATGTCTCGATCTCATGTAGTTGGGCCTAACCCTTAATCGAGGCCCATTTGTTTGATTAACCTAACAAATACATGAAAAGGCCTTTCTTACACTGTCATTATCATTCATTCATTATGGATTTTTCTCTACCAGACATTCAGATCTCCAAGAAAAGATCTTTGGGTTCTGTGGTTCATAATCAGAAATGGCTAAGACAGGGGAAAGCTTGAGAGACAAACCTAGATGGAGTCTTGTAGGCATGACCGCTCTTGTCACCGGTGGCTCAAAAGGCATCGGGTCAGTTCCAGTTCTCCTACATTACCTACTTTCTTACTAGTTCAATATTGAATCTGAGCTCTTATTTCAATTATAGATTTAAatggatcttttttttttaacaacaaagATTTATATGGATCTTATGATTGTACTTCGATGTTTAACCGACCTATCCTGGAAAATAGATAAGCTTGGTAATGTAAGTGTGTTCAATTAATAGAGAAGCTGTGGTTGAGGAACTAGCTACGTTAGGGGCAAGAATCCACACATGTGCCAGAGACGAAACTCAGCTTCAAGAAAGCTTACGTAAGTGGCAAGCAAAAGGGTTTCAGGTTACCACTTCTGTCTGCGACGTTTCTTCTCGTGATAAACGAGAGAAGCTCATGGAAACCGTTTCCACTATCTTCGAAGGAAAACTCAACATACTTGTAAGTACATATCTAAGCTTTGATCCATATAGGAAACGATTATGTTGTGTTTTCTTAAGTTTTCGGTTTGGATCTATATTTAAGGTCAACAATGTGGGAACGTGTATAGTCAAACCGACCTTACAACATACAGCCGAAGATTTCTCATTTACAATGGCAACGAATCTCGAGTCAGCTTTTCATCTCTCGCAGCTCGCGCATCCTTTGTTGAAAGCTTCTGGTTCAGGGAGCATCGTGCTCATCTCCTCCGTATCTGGAGTTGTACATGTCAATGGTGCATCCATATATGGAGTATCTAAAGGTAAATCTATACGTATGTATATTCAAACGATTAATGATGCATCACGTTCTGATTTTTACGAAATGTAAGTGTATTTTAGGAGCTATGAATCAGCTAGGAAGAAACTTAGCGTGCGAGTGGGCAAGTGACAACATAAGGACTAACTCTGTGTGTCCATGGTTCATAGAAACTCCTTTAGTTACCGAAGTAAGTAAGGCAACAAATATGAAAGTTCTAAGCTATATACATTGTTACTtctcaattttaattttaattaagtaaaattgaaaatctcTCAGAGTCTTAGTAATGAGGAGTTTAGAAAAGAAGTGGAGAGTAGACCACCAATGGGACGTGTTGGAGAAGTAAATGAAGTATCATCGCTTGTGGCATTTCTTTGTCTTCCTGCAGCTTCTTATATTACAGGTCAAACCATTTGTGTTGATGGAGGTTTCACTGTTAATGGTTTCTCTTTCAAGCCTCTGCCTTAAGACGTcgattgttttcattttacgttatttttttaacatttacaatttgtttagatatgtaaacataaacacaattacacaaacaaacaaaaaaaattggcgTTTGGAATGTAATCCAACTCTCCACAATATATGCATGCTTTGTGTTTTAACCGATCAAgtatactaatttttttttaattatagtaTAATTTGTTACTACGAAGCCACCAACGTTCTTACATTCTCAAGACATTGATAAGTTATAACCTGCGGTCCTAAATCACCCACCAAAGGGGAGAGATGAATTGATAAATTAAGACGAGATGTGTTGAATGTTGATAGAGCTAGCTGCCTATCTCTCCATACATGCCTTCTAAGGCTTCCTCACAAACCATAAGTAATTTGGTCGTTTTGACGCtagatgtttgtttgttgtccCATATATCAAAGTCAGGTGCtcacatttttatttgttgtatctcaatatgaaaatgattgtatagaaaatgaagaaacgaAGGCTAAGTGTgccttttttattatttaaatagtTTGTATATGACTTCAAAATATATCCAAACACAGATACTTTGGAATTTATAATGACAGTTGACATCTAAAAAAACCTGTAAATTGGAAGGTTTAAGCATATgtctaattattatttatccTTTTCGTTTTTTATATTGTACATTCATTTTTTACCACTCTCAAATATGAACTTTGTATTTAgttctaataaaattatgaagTTTTAAATACTCAACCGACTGGACTGGTACAACCAACCATCCAATAATGATGTCGAATCCGATATTTTGTCCCCATTTACAACACACTTGCATGGTTACGTGTGATATTATAATATGTATAAACGGTCTATAATTTTTCCTATACCGAGTTACAAATAAGAATCTCCATGAATAGATATCTGCTCTGTGGCTGATAACCAAAAATGGCAAAGAGAGGGGAAAGCTTGAGAGACAAACCTAAATGGAGTCTTGAAGGCATGACTGCTCTTGTTACCGGTGGATCTAAAGGCCTCGGGTCAGTCCCAATTTTTCTACCTTAATTACTTACTTCCCTATAATTTCAGTACCGAAACTGAGCTCTGATTTCAATCATGTATAGACTTtcgttttatttgttaatacGGCTCAATCATAGACTTATGTGGATCTTTTGATAGTATTTCTATGTTTAATCAAATCAACCCCTGAAAAGATCAAAGGCTTAATGATATGTATAAATTCATATTGATGTATAAATAGAAAAGCTGTGGTGGAGGAACTAGCCATGTTGGGAGCAAGAGTTCACACATGTGCCAGAGACGAAACTCAGCTTCAAGAAAGCTTACGTGAATGGCAAGCAAAAGGGTTACAAGTCACCACTTCTGTTTGCGATGTTTCTTCTCGTGACCAGCGAGAGAAACTCATGGAAACTGTTTCCTCTCTCTTCCAAGGAAAACTCAGCATCCTCgtaagtgtgtgtgtgtatatatataagcttctcctcctcctcgtctATGAGCTTGGATCGACAATGACCAAAATCatgttgaattttgtttgcttcGTTTGTATAGGTACCCAATGTGGGAATAGGTGTACTAAAGCCGACGACTGAGTGTACAGCAGAAGAGTTCTCATTTATAATAGCTACAAATCTGGAGTCAACTTTCCATTTCTCGCAACTCGCGCATCCTTTATTGAAAGCCTCTGGTTCAGGGAACATTGTGCTCATGTCTTCCGTGGCTGGAGTTGTAAATTTGGGTAATACATCAATCTATGGAGCAACCAAAGGTATAATTATACGCATACTCGAACAATTTATGATTCTTTGCTTCTATCGCGACTTAAATAAATGTATACGCATTCTAGGAGCCATGAATCAGCTGGCGAGAAATTTAGCATGCGAGTGGGCGAGTGATAATATAAGGGCTAATTCTGTTTGTCCATGGTTCATTACAACTCCGTCAACTAAAGATGTAAGacaatgaataagaaaatacatTTCATTTATAGTatgaaaaaatggtttaacTATTTCTTACGAAGTTTATGTGAAAATGTTTCAGTTCCTCGGTGATAAAGATGTAAAAGAAAAGGTGGAGAGTGTGACACCATTGAGACGTGTTGGAGAGGCAAATGAAGTATCATCGCTTGTTGCATTTCTATGTCTTCCCGCAGCTTCTTATATAACAGGTCAAACCATTTGCGTTGATGGAGGTTTCACTATTAACGGCTTCTCTTTGCCTTAAACAcgtatatatgcatatattcaTGCTTAAATTTATGTGATTAATTAGTGGTTTCACTGCATATTAATTCATACAAGTTTTATATGTAACTTATGTTGAGGGAGCTCACTCCGTTCATGCCTTCTAATGTTTGGACGAAGAACTCAATCTTTTATCTTATCGGATAAGAAGTTACTTGTGTTCACATTTGATGTTTGTTCGTTTCCAATCGTATTGTgacttttgatatataaaataattattgtatatattctACTTAtgatatatgattatatagtCATGTAATGATGACCGTACGATTTTCAACTCTAGTATCCCTATCTTTAGGGGGTTATGGCTAAAAGCCTAAAAAGATTACTTTTGCTAAAGGAGTAAAGATTatgttcataattttttttaatttatataaatttattattattattctcacgcataacacaaaacaaagaaagaattatcttcataattatatatatatatatatatatatttgatataaatttattattattattattctcacGCATAGCACAAAACAAGTTTCTTCTATATATCAACTAAACTAAAAGACATGTCGTTGGAAACATACTCATATATCATATTCAAGGACTCATAATAATAGACatgtaaacaaaatattccttaaattttctaaattcaaaaacaaactatatatgtaactTGTTATTTAATCTTCTTGGGTATATAAAACTTTATCGCATTTCTTGGATATTTGGACGATGAGAATTCAAATTGCTTTGTCGatgataaatttgtttaataattgttCAGACTGCCATCACAACATAGCTGATTACTGTCATATAAgtcatacatattatatttccGATGATTCTCTGGACTCTCaagacaataataataaaaattcagATATAAGTTTATTAAGGTTTTCTTTGTTAACGTGTTTACTGTCTAGGgacaaacataaattattagCACTAAACTTGTTAGGTTTTGAAAGTAAACACTGATTTATACCTAAACTTAGGTTATTCATGTAATCAAATGTGAAAACTAACGTAATGAAATTCCTCTAGTTATTTAaatacagaaaacaaaacctacCTTGCGGGGAAAAGCATCGTGGCGCGAAAGGAAACTTCCTATGATCCGTCATCCGTGCCGTCTCAATTTGATTGGACCACGAATCTCGCACTCGATACTGACGCCTTACGTGgattactttttttatagaaagaatttaaaattgtttctgAAGAGGCAGGTTTTGTGTATAAAATAGAGAATGCAAGTAACGTGTAATGACATTATTTCTCAAATTGAATGGTTTTCGAGCATTTTTATTAACCAGTGAAGCAACCAAAACAGGAATCACCAGTTCTTGAAAGAGttcatcaaaaaagaaaacatttcttgAAACATCTAAGAAagagttttgttcttcttgatcaGAAATACAGAGCAAAATCCATTTGAAGACATCaaagtttaaggtttttttccCCGGATATGGCCGAGATATGTTACGAAGTAGTGACCGACGCATGTCCGTCGTCGGTTTATGAATCAACGCCGGCACATTCACGGCGGAGGCCGAGATTCCAAACGGTGATGCATGAAGATTGGGAGAAGAATTGTAAGCGTAGTAAACAGGAGGCTTTAGCTACGAGATACTCTTCAATTCCTCGAAGCTCTCGGGAGGATTTCTCTGACCAAAATGTCGACGTATCCAGTCCAAGATACGGTGTTTCTTCGGTGTGcggtagaagaagagagatggaAGATGCGGTGGCAATTCatccttcattttcttctccgaAGAATTCGGAATTTCCTCAACACTACTTTGGTGTGTATGACGGCCATGGTTGTTCCCACGTACGACTCCGTTACCATGCATTCTTACGTTTTCCGAAATTCTATGTTTTCAGTTTTAGCTGATacgaaatcttttttttttccttaggTTGCAGCAAGGTGTAGAGAGAGGCTTCACAAGCTGGTGCAAGAAGAACTAAGTTCAGAtatggaagatgaagaagaatggaaaacGACGATGGAGCGTAGCTTCACACGCATGGATAAGGAAGTTGTATCGTGGGGTGATTCCGTCGTGACTGCAAATTGCAAGTGTGATCTACAAACACCGGCTTGTGATTCCGTCGGATCAACCGCTGTTGTCTCAGTCATTACGCCAGATAAGATCGTTGTCGCCAATTGTGGCGATTCCAGAGCAGTTCTCTGCCGCAATGGGAAACCAGTCCCTTTATCAACCGATCACAAGGTCAGTTCCGTTCAAAACATGTTCAGTTTCATTTAAGCAATGATTGGATTTGTGGATTAACTTGGAGATTGTGTTCTTTGTAATGAAACACAGCCTGATCGGCCAGACGAATTGGATCGAATCGAAGGAGCTGGTGGACGAGTCATATATTGGGACTGTCCAAGAGTTCTCGGAGTCTTAGCAATGTCACGAGCAATAGGAGACAACTATTTGAAACCTTACGTGAGTTGCGAGCCGGAGGTAACCATAACGGACAGGAGAGACGATGACTGCCTCATACTAGCTAGTGATGGTTTATGGGATGTTGTGTCAAACGAGACCGCCTGCTCTGTAGCGCGTATGTGTCTCCGTGGTGGTGGGAGAAGACAAGATAATGAGGATCCGGCGATTTCGGACAAGGCTTGTACGGAAGCGTCAGTATTGCTAACAAAGCTGGCGTTGGCAAGGAACAGTAGTGACAACGTCAGTGTCGTTGTGATTGATCTCAGAAGATAAGGACACGTAAGTGGACACTAGTCGAAGAGGAAGACAATTTTGCTTTAACTTTCTATATCAGTTTTGCTTTTTGGTTATTCTTGGAATACGTTGGTTGTATACAAAATTAACCCGATTTTATGGAAACCCCGAAAAAGGGTTAATTAATAGAAATGATAAGAATTATTCTTGTCAACCCTAATCCTGTTTCGTGTATGCTTATAATcttaaatcaaatcaaattaagaaGGTCGACATGTAAAAGCATTTTGCTTTAAAAAAGATTGTCAGACTATACTATACCTTTTACTTTTAGGCATTAAGATACTTTAAGAGGTACTTAGTCTCTGCCGCTAGGCAAAGACATGAGAGTAGATCATAGGTTCTAAATGCAATTATGAGTATTAGCAGTATctaaagaataagaaaaacagTAAGCAGTAGTAACAACAAGTCCAATAGAAACGAGGTCACGTATAAATTTCAACATCGAATCGACTTCAGACTAGCAGCTTTGATTGTACAACCCAAATTGTAGCAAATAATGATGTTCTTATGACTAAAGTTGAGGAAATGgtagagacaaaacaaaagaaagaaggttTTTTGAGAACAAGACCTCTCTCGGGAATCGAATTTCACGTTTGTTTGTTGTCAGGTTTCTTTTAGGGCCTTAAGTTTTCTGTAACCTTTATCGGTGCCAAAGATCCTGAAGTAACATAGATAAACATATTTACATGTTTATTATAGTTATGACTTCTGTTAAAGTAAGAAACAGAGTTCAATAATTTACCAGTCCATGTAAACAAACGTTGATGAGTAGTTGCCAGACTTTGTGTAGAGTAATCGATGATGGTAGTCATGGAAGTCAGCACTGTAAGCAAATGATTCCCACATTAATATTAAAGATCTGTTAGGTTTAAGGTGTTGCTCTTTCAAGGCAATCACAGGTTAGAAGTCTTATCTTACCCGCCGTATAGAGGAAGAAAATTCGAGGGGCTCCATGGGAAATGATAACCACAATGTGCCTCAACTGTCTCAATAACTCTGAGCATCATCCATAACCAAAGGGTGATCAGGTGAGGCCCGGTGAGAGCCGGACCAACAATGGTAGCAAAACCAAGGAACAGAATTTCAGCGGGATGAGCATATTCTGATGTCAAACCAAACGGTGTCGCGTACCTGTATATAAGTAATACCATAAGATTGTTTATTGAGGACCATGAGTGAACTAACATTGTCAAGCACAAAAAAGATGGTGAGTACTGATAGCTTACTCATGATGCACACTGTGCACGTTCTTGTAGAGCCATTTAGTATGCAAGATCCTGTGACCCCAATAGAATACAAAATCCTCAATGATGAAGTAGAATAAGATCTGGGCAGACACCACTTTCCTGCAAGAGCGTCACCAGATATAGTTTCATAAACCAGATCAAACATAATGCAGGTTCTTCTCATGCAGCTCAACACTgacattttatatatattgccCATTGGAAGAGTTTAACATCAGAACCCAAAGGCAAAAAAAGCTTTCAGCACTAAAGAACCTGATAATACCAGGACGGCAGAGGAAAACTGCTTTCCATGCCCATGAATCTGAATACAGGATACGACGCCATCATGAGGGGCAAGTTTACGCAGCAATGGTAAAGTAATAGTCGAGCAATGCATTTTCCCTGGGCTTCAGGAGTATTACTTTTGGTCTGCAAAAGACCAAACAAGAGTACTTGATAAATCTAGAAGACAAGCTAAACCAGTTATCACTTTGACATTACCATTGGGGAAATGAGAACACTGACAACTTGGTGATATCTTTCCATTCAGTTTATATTTGAACAGACACACAAAGCTATTAGTTAGAAGACCACTGAATCAtgagaagaaaagacaaaccTGAATTTTGTAGTTGCTCAGAAAACCAGTCCTTTCTAGGAAAATGTAAGGGAGTCCAGACAAGAAAAACACGCTTTCATGAAGTATAAAACTCCCAATACACGCCAGTTGAAAGTCACTGAAATGCGTAACAAGGTACTGCATCATCGCCACAAAGAAGGGTCAGTGTCACAGCTAGAACTGTCAAACTAAAGAGCTAAACATGATTGCCAAAGGGAGATAAAATTTGTTCAATTCCACGAAAACTGAAGGCAATTGTATATCATTGACACCATCCATCCAGTCACTCACGCAGAAAAGCAAGTTAAGAAGACGTTCAAGGAAAACCTATTGCTTATCAACACGTATCACAATCACAGATCCTCTAAGCTAGTCCAAGCTCCAACAACAATACATAAATCCCActcaaattccaaaaaaaaatacaagcaCAAACAGAGATCACATACGAAATCAGTAATAATCTGTAACTAGAACAGTCAAATCCAGATCTGAAACCACAACGCAATCGACACGAAACCAATTCAATCTCAACATAAAGGGACCACAACAATACAATACGATGGACCACAGACgacaaacacaaaatcaacCTAACACGGCAGATACTAATCCCGTACCTACACTTGTATCATAAATGCAGTACACTCAAGTCGCCAGAGAccgagaaacaaaaaacacgattcaatctctgaaaacaaaacaaaaaaaaaaaacgtaggAATCGCATACAAAGGAACGCGACGAGATAGAGGAATACGAAGTACCTTCCAACCGGATTCAACGAGAGAATCCATGGATACCAACAGAAGTAGAAAACACGATGGATCTCCGCGGCGGAGATAGGCAGAGAgtgtgagagaaagagaaagagaaacgaaAACTGTGTGACAAGAAGGAATCTGAATTCTAAAgctgatttgtttgtttctctccATCACACGTGCACACACATGTTTCATTATTATCCTTAATTacttgatatttttaattttaggaCCATATAGTTTTACATGTGACAATTGGCACCCCATGTTAAATTTTTGAAGTGAACAATACGTAGTGATTATGGCTTTATGGTGGTGAAGAGactaaaaaaagttttgaatttgggTTCTCCTAAATAAATAGAGAGTACAAATGAGAATCTAATATTATTCAGAGAGAAGactaaaaacacacacacattttAGACAAACATAGATGTGAGAGATGCTAAAATCACAGTACAGACTTGACTTGTTCCTTCTGCTCGATGCCATCACTGTCAACAGCTACATGTCTAATGCTCTATTATCAGTACCATTAAGGTCCCAATTGAGCAGTTTCCGTCTCTAGATCCTCTTGCCAGTATACAACTGCAGCAAAttaacaaaatgcaaaatgaTAATCAAAAGCTGAGCCACATAAGAACATTCAGCATACAGTGACCAAACCTCAAAGATTAACACTGTTTCTTGATGACAAATTATAAGCAACATGAGCTAATTACACAGAAatgtaagagaagaaaactattGTGTGATTTTGAACTCATCTCTGTGACAGGAACTCAAAAAAACCCATTATAACTAGCTTAACGAATACATGTTTTCCATTTCATTTTCCTGAGGCTGATATGTATGTACCACTCAGAGTAAAAGCTAGATACGGTGAACAAGCTAAACATGAAGCAGAGAATGTTGAATCAGGGTTACACAAATGTGGTGCTACCATAgcataaaaaagtttttaccTTTTGTAGAATTGTTAATTTGAAGCAATGGTGGTCACTGGATAATCGGTGTCACAGAAAAGGCGACTTCTTTTCTGACGGCTTTAGAATCTGGAATGAGCACATTAAGCTCTCATCAATGCTCATCATTGCGCCAGCGTTGTCAAATTCCCCGCAATAGTTGGGAGCTGAAAATACTGTAACAAGTTGTCTTTCTGCAAAGAACTCATACCCATCTTCAACAACCTATAAACAGAGCCAATACACTCAAATTAAGGTTGCACAGTTTTCATAATAAACTAAATGGCAGATATAACTCAAGTTAAAACCTG
It encodes the following:
- a CDS encoding NAD(P)-binding Rossmann-fold superfamily protein (NAD(P)-binding Rossmann-fold superfamily protein; FUNCTIONS IN: oxidoreductase activity, binding, catalytic activity; INVOLVED IN: oxidation reduction, metabolic process; LOCATED IN: cellular_component unknown; EXPRESSED IN: 22 plant structures; EXPRESSED DURING: 14 growth stages; CONTAINS InterPro DOMAIN/s: Short-chain dehydrogenase/reductase, conserved site (InterPro:IPR020904), NAD(P)-binding domain (InterPro:IPR016040), Glucose/ribitol dehydrogenase (InterPro:IPR002347), Short-chain dehydrogenase/reductase SDR (InterPro:IPR002198); BEST Arabidopsis thaliana protein match is: NAD(P)-binding Rossmann-fold superfamily protein (TAIR:AT2G29150.1); Has 124543 Blast hits to 124288 proteins in 3623 species: Archae - 1000; Bacteria - 81334; Metazoa - 5904; Fungi - 6580; Plants - 2878; Viruses - 5; Other Eukaryotes - 26842 (source: NCBI BLink).), coding for MAKTGESLRDKPRWSLVGMTALVTGGSKGIGEAVVEELATLGARIHTCARDETQLQESLRKWQAKGFQVTTSVCDVSSRDKREKLMETVSTIFEGKLNILVNNVGTCIVKPTLQHTAEDFSFTMATNLESAFHLSQLAHPLLKASGSGSIVLISSVSGVVHVNGASIYGVSKGAMNQLGRNLACEWASDNIRTNSVCPWFIETPLVTESLSNEEFRKEVESRPPMGRVGEVNEVSSLVAFLCLPAASYITGQTICVDGGFTVNGFSFKPLP
- a CDS encoding NAD(P)-binding Rossmann-fold superfamily protein (NAD(P)-binding Rossmann-fold superfamily protein; FUNCTIONS IN: oxidoreductase activity, binding, catalytic activity; INVOLVED IN: oxidation reduction, metabolic process; LOCATED IN: cellular_component unknown; EXPRESSED IN: 21 plant structures; EXPRESSED DURING: 13 growth stages; CONTAINS InterPro DOMAIN/s: Short-chain dehydrogenase/reductase, conserved site (InterPro:IPR020904), NAD(P)-binding domain (InterPro:IPR016040), Glucose/ribitol dehydrogenase (InterPro:IPR002347), Short-chain dehydrogenase/reductase SDR (InterPro:IPR002198); BEST Arabidopsis thaliana protein match is: NAD(P)-binding Rossmann-fold superfamily protein (TAIR:AT2G29360.1); Has 35333 Blast hits to 34131 proteins in 2444 species: Archae - 798; Bacteria - 22429; Metazoa - 974; Fungi - 991; Plants - 531; Viruses - 0; Other Eukaryotes - 9610 (source: NCBI BLink).), which produces MAKRGESLRDKPKWSLEGMTALVTGGSKGLGKAVVEELAMLGARVHTCARDETQLQESLREWQAKGLQVTTSVCDVSSRDQREKLMETVSSLFQGKLSILVPNVGIGVLKPTTECTAEEFSFIIATNLESTFHFSQLAHPLLKASGSGNIVLMSSVAGVVNLGNTSIYGATKGAMNQLARNLACEWASDNIRANSVCPWFITTPSTKDFLGDKDVKEKVESVTPLRRVGEANEVSSLVAFLCLPAASYITGQTICVDGGFTINGFSLP
- the HAI3 gene encoding highly ABA-induced PP2C protein 3 (highly ABA-induced PP2C gene 3 (HAI3); FUNCTIONS IN: protein serine/threonine phosphatase activity, catalytic activity; INVOLVED IN: protein amino acid dephosphorylation; LOCATED IN: protein serine/threonine phosphatase complex; CONTAINS InterPro DOMAIN/s: Protein phosphatase 2C, manganese/magnesium aspartate binding site (InterPro:IPR000222), Protein phosphatase 2C-related (InterPro:IPR001932), Protein phosphatase 2C (InterPro:IPR015655), Protein phosphatase 2C, N-terminal (InterPro:IPR014045); BEST Arabidopsis thaliana protein match is: highly ABA-induced PP2C gene 2 (TAIR:AT1G07430.1); Has 6960 Blast hits to 6933 proteins in 604 species: Archae - 4; Bacteria - 618; Metazoa - 1585; Fungi - 779; Plants - 2700; Viruses - 7; Other Eukaryotes - 1267 (source: NCBI BLink).), which produces MAEICYEVVTDACPSSVYESTPAHSRRRPRFQTVMHEDWEKNCKRSKQEALATRYSSIPRSSREDFSDQNVDVSSPRYGVSSVCGRRREMEDAVAIHPSFSSPKNSEFPQHYFGVYDGHGCSHVAARCRERLHKLVQEELSSDMEDEEEWKTTMERSFTRMDKEVVSWGDSVVTANCKCDLQTPACDSVGSTAVVSVITPDKIVVANCGDSRAVLCRNGKPVPLSTDHKPDRPDELDRIEGAGGRVIYWDCPRVLGVLAMSRAIGDNYLKPYVSCEPEVTITDRRDDDCLILASDGLWDVVSNETACSVARMCLRGGGRRQDNEDPAISDKACTEASVLLTKLALARNSSDNVSVVVIDLRR